Genomic window (Ananas comosus cultivar F153 linkage group 16, ASM154086v1, whole genome shotgun sequence):
AATACAAATTTaatagaattattttataaattataaaattttggatgattattttgtaaaaaagtctCACGCTTGAGCTTGCACGCGTGACTCACGTGATGCCTAAACGAGCCCAAACACCACTCGTGCTCGGGCTTGGAccatgttttataaaaattatttattttacatacatatataaatacatatatagtcGACTTTCCATGCTTTTAATCAACTTtgatagatttttattttcttgccgagttatattaaaatttataagagtTCAAAAGCAACttagctaatttttttattttatattagtataaattagttttataaaaaataaaatttatatatacttaatttggtctaaaaattaatattttataataataataataataataataataataataataatatattttttaatatataaaaaaattatttaaaataaaaattaaatattcataatgcCATACTAATATTATTGTTTGAACTAATAACTCAAGATCCaataatatctatctatctataattATATCTCGATATGAAAAATTTACCACGAGTCGATCATCCTTACTTTTTCTNtctaatttgattttttaattttaaattttaaattttaattttatattttgaattttgaattttaatttttaaaattttatttttaaattttgaattttaaattttgaattttgaattttgaattttgaattttaaaattttataaatttaattgttataaatactgtgaAATTATATGAtctgtatccaaacagcttaaaaataaaactgtggaatttttttatagttacagAATTTCGTATTTTATTTAGACcaaaattatagaataaaaatttcatggagtttttttaactatgcatccaaacatgccctaaatatCTAATCTAAACAAGGTAAAATCgaaacttttgtagggataagaTGTCCATGAAGCCCACCATACGCACAGCTGAGGAGCGATGCGAACCCATCCTTTCCCCTCGATCCCTTCTCCCCCAAACCTCTCCGTCCCTTCCCATCGCCCTCACCTCCTCCCCTTCCCCACCACCCaaaccctcctcctctccgctaAAAACCCTAGCTTGCGCCGGACCCGCGTCCCCCGCGACGCCCATGCCGAAGAAGCCGACCTCGAGCTTCTCGAGAAGCCGTCCCCGGTGGCTCTCTCCGAGGAGCACTCCTCCTCGGCTCCTTCGAACCCGCAGGAGCTCGAGGAGGTGCTGGCGCCCTTCCTCAAGCTCTTCCAGACGAAGGATTCGGCTCCCATGGAGGAGACGATGCCCGCGGAGGAGCCGAGGGAGGAGGGGACGCGCAGAGTAGAGGTCGAATACTACGATCCGAAGCCCGGGGATTTGGTGGTGGGCGTGGTGGTGTCGGGGAACGAGAACAAGCTCGACGTGAGCATCGGCGCGGATATGCTGGGCACGATGCTCACCAAGGAGGTGCTCCCGCTGTACAAGGAGGAGATGCCTTATTTGCTTTGCGATGTCGGGGAGGATAAGGAGGAGTTTAGGGTTCCGGGGAAGATGGGGATTGTGAGGGATGCGGAGGCGTTGAGCAGGAAGAAGCTGCCGGGGAGGCCGGTCGTCGAGGTGGGGACAGTTTTGTTCTCTGAGGTTCTCGGTCGAACACTTAGCGGACGACCGCTGTTATCGGCAAGAAGGATGTTTCGGAGGATCGCGTGGCACCGAGTGAGGCAGGTTCTCGTCTCTCTTAAATCTTAATAGGCTTGCATTATAAGTGCAGTAAAATGTATTAAAGTACTTGTTTTGATTACATAGGAGTCATGTTTTGGAGTGGTTTCTCTACTCCCTCTTCTCTATAATGTTTGTAAGGGTTAATTGCAATTTAGTTCCCTGAAGTTTGGCTTAGAATTTGAATTGTGACAATTTAACCCCTGAAGTTTGGCTGTGAATTCAACTTCATTGTTAGAGTTTTAGCTTTAACAATTCATCCACTAAAGTTAGATCTGATTTCAATTTCGCACACACACTAACAAAAAGACTTCATTGTTATGCGTAATAGAATTCAGGGTTAGATTGTTTAAAACTTGAAACTCTAGGAACATAATTGAAATCAGGATCAAACTTTAGGAACTAGATATGCTGCGGCCTAGTTACATAACGAGTATTGAAATGATAGTTTGTTTACTCTTCCGTGCAGATTATGCAACTTAATGAGCCCattgaagttaaaatttttgagtGGAACACCGGCGGCCTTCTCACGAGAATTGAGGTGCGAATATGTTCTAGCATTTCCTCACTTAATACGATGCCATAATGCTTTCGTATATCTCACTTGTTTGCAGTGCAGGGGCTGAGAGCATTCCTCCCTAAAGCTGAGTTGATGAATAGAGTAAATAATTTCACAGATTTGAAAAGTAATGTAAGTGTGTTATAAATGTCTTTTTAATTGCATGTGTCAGTTGTTATTTTTTCCTTCATTCTATGACCATCATGATATCAcattttttaaatctaaattaactttttaatgGTAAGTTACTTTTATGACCAATTGACTTATACTTGTGCAGGTTGGGCGCAGGATGCATGTTCTCATTACCAGGATCGATGAAGCAACCAATGACCTGATAGTTAGTGAGAAAGAAGCCTGGGTTAGTTCATTTACATGACCATGCTGTTCTTACTGCAATTTCCCTCCTTCTAGTATTTCATGAGGAGTTAAATTGCAATTTTCTACAAATTTGAATATGCTTACATCTCTAAGGACATTTTAATTGTGACTACCCACAATAAACATTGACTTcatactaaaatgaaaagtttTGAGGGACCACTGATATATGACTACATCCACCATCTTGATGCTATGTCATGCAAAGGTAGGaaattttgaggaaaatgtCCTACCGAAAGCTTAATAGTTGTCCTTAGACCAAGTATCTGTTCTTtgtcttatttttctctttttgcagGACATGATGTATCTTAAAGAAGGAACTCTTTTACAAGGGACTGTTCGCAAAATTTTCCCATATGGCGCACAAGTTAGGATAGGGGAGACTAACAGAAGGTATGGAGCTGGAGACTTGCTATTTCAAGCACTATCTTTCTGCAgtcctctttccttttttccttaCTACATGCTTTGCTTGTGTTGGCACCCATTAACAAATTGTCTTGAGATAAATCACGGAGGCATGTGAATATGTTAATTGCCATGGAAGAACATGTTTACTCTATAACTGATCTAGCTGGACctgtcaaattttttaattaatcattatTTTCTTGATTTCCTTTTCGGATGATAATTtggaatgattttttttttttttttgatttgtctGAAGTTGacaaagaaatttttgaaaCTTGCATATTGATCATTGATCAGCTATACTTTTGTATCCGAAGTATGTTTGCCTGGCAGGTAATAGAGAAATTTACCTATGTATTTGATTGCATGTCCACTTGATTGTGCAGCGGATTACTACATATCTCAAACATTACTCATTCCCGTGTTAACTCTGTAAGTGACGTACTAAAGGTGGGCGAGGAGGTGAAGGTTCTCGTAATCAAGTCAATGTTCCCTGACAAAATTGCTCTGAGGTGAGCCTTGATTACTTTGTAACTGAAAATAATGGCAACTTGATTTGTTCTCCTCTTATTTTTTGTGTTCTGTATGTGTAGCTACATTGTCGAATTTGCGCTCGCTAAATTGGCATGCAAAGCTAATTGAAAAGTTCTATTGTTATTTTCGATGTCGTCCACTGGAACCCAATGCCCTTTGCTTGGCTTCTGAAAGTAATGGGGCATTtggcaaataaaaattttgaagcttTTCCACGATTAGTTGAAGTGTTTCAGCTTAAAAGCCGAAAATTTCCAATTGGAAACTCCTACTTTTATTGCAGTAGCAAGCAGTTGCAGAGATTTCATAAAAAAGCTGTAATCGCTTTTTCATGCAGCTCGAAAGCAACAGCATTTTTATAGGTTCATTGGGCAAGCTAGATCCTATCTGACCACATTCTATGAAAGCTTATTTTTGTATGAACTGTGCTTCTACCTCTTAATATAACCCATGTTGCTTGATGAGCAGCATTGCGGATCTCGAAAGTGAGCCCGGATTATTTCTTTCGAATAGAGAGGTGAGTGGCCTTATCTCTATCTACTTTCCATGCAGAAATTGTCCTTTTGTGCGTGGTTAACATGTAATTTTTTACGCTGTTTTTCTCCTCTCATTGCAGAAGGTGTTTTCCGAGGCTGAAGAGGTGGCAAGGAAGTACAGGCAAAGGCTTCCGGCCATTTCTCCAGCCCACCAAATCGACTCCCCGAAAGAGACTCTTCCTTTTGATAACGAGGCGATGTTATACGCAAATTGGGAATGGTTCAAGTTCGAGCAGGTCAAGGAAATCGACAATAATACTGAGGAATCATTGTAGTTTTGGGAGATTAATTGAACCTTTAAGCTATTTTAGCGATAATATGTGGATTACTATTTATTCTTTATCACTTTTCCCATGAGTTATCGACGGAGATTATGTGTCAGCTCAAAATATATACAGATTTAATCTATGGCTTGAGAATGGCTAACCATAACTAGATTTTGCCCTTTGCTCTTTcactgtgtgtgtgtgtgtgtgtgtgtgtgtgtctgtgtATGCACTTCTTATAGCAGCTGGAAAGTTGGAACATCACAATGCTCAAATTTGAAAGCTAAATTTTACATCATCCAAATCCTAGGAATCTGTGTGAAGTACCAACTTAGTTTCTTTgagactttaaaatattttgccGCTAAAAAGGTCCTCATGGTTCGTATACTGCACCAAATATCAAGTGCCTTTCGACCATTTTCATTGGAGATAAAGGATCATTAAAACAACAGAGatgtacaaaattaaaatatttcccTTCTTTTAATTGAACACTAATAATTTATCGGCCCAGTTAGAGACAACGGAGTGAACGGACCCGAGTAGGGCCGATTCTGATGAGGCCTTTGGTTCACAACGAGCCTAATTCATTGCActgaattttgcatttttgctatctatatattattattggaaaaacttcaaataccactcctgtggtatcatactttctcactttagtaccatgtgatttaaagtgtatcaatttagtgtcatgtgattttatttttatatttttattatcgatttcactaattttttttcattaaatcagtaacaaagttaaagcTAAAGGATACTagagtaaatattcgataaacctagatgggtatctgaaattttttgtatataatttaataaaatattaacggagaagctaacgaaaagataaaaatgaaaacacataacactaacttgatacactttaaaccacagaatactaaagtgagaaaatacgaaaacCACAAGGGTGTTACAGTTCTCTAGTAGAATGTTGAGCTTGTGGGCAAATACTATATTATTACACATAATGTAAAAggatttaattaagaaaaactgTAATATCTCAAAATTAGAGCACTAAACAGAAACAGGTACTCTATTATTGTTCATCATTtgatagatataaatttatCTACTGTTGCTCACACTTGTTTACtaatagataatatattaatataacaATAATTTAAGGAATAATAAAATACTGTGCCATCCATTCATTCGATCCTCGTCACCAAATCCAACACAGTGAATCTGCATGAAACCACACTTCATTAAATTGAGGAGCAGTGCTTAATTaattgggaggggagacattCCTAAATTCCTAGGGAATTGGTTAATCCAATCTCATGCCATGTTCCTTCAAACATAATTGGGAAGGAGCGAATTTAATTACTGAATCTTTTGAACACCAGCTCACAAAATCACCCTCTCATTTGTTTTATTCACTCATGCCGGTCAAATCCACATGACCCAGCATTTAATGAGAAAAAAAGCCCCCgtgaaatatataattattattaggctaaattgtatatttttattaaaaaaattaatttcataactgtttctacaaacatagtgaaaaacaaatatatttttctaaaatttaacttttagatattatttttgtaaaaattataatattttaaatatgtccctctgatttattaccgttagagaatcattagagaactatttattttttcaatttttcacaaatttatttccataaaaatcataacagtataatctaagaaagataaaaatgacaaaaattAACTAAGAtctatgattaattaaatttttctaaaaaattctaatgatagagacatatttaaaaacattattACTTTTACgataacaatatataaaaatttaatttcataaaaatatatttgtcattaattatatttagtatgaaattaactatttatttaaattataacagtataaaaatataaaaataaaataatgagatGGATAATTTAGCTATTGAGATGATGGAATTacatttatcaaaatattttatttttaaaaatcttttgaatAGTGAGGGGAGTGCGGAACATTtatcataataataaaagtggGAATTCCCaggaaatggagagagagagagagagagagagatattccAAGTACTTTGTTATTTTTTCCAACTCAATCATGGCGCCTCTCTCTTGGGAAACACAAGCCCTCTCACCAGAATTTAATGCGAAAAGACCCCTCTACTCATTCCTCCTCTCTGCAACCTCCTCGCACGtgccaatcttttttttaaatttttttggaaaaacttcaaaaactccctgtaatttcttatttttcattttcttaccctttgatttaaaatgtatcaagttaataccctatgatttcgcactttctcattttagtaccatatggtttaaagtatatcaaattagtattctgtgattttatttttatatcaaattagtatcttgtagttttatttttttctttttattatccattttgggatatttttttcgttaaatcaataacaaagttaaaactaaaggatactaaaattaatattcgataaacctaagtaaggtatctaaagtttttttgtatataatttaacgaaatattaaaccacaaggtactaaagtgagaaattgtgaaaccacatggtactaacttgatacactttaaaccacagtatagtaaagtaaaaaagtgcgaaaacacagggtactaacttgacacactttaaatcacagagtactaaagtgagaaagtgcgaaactatagggtgctaacttgataaactttaaactatagaatactaaagtaaaaaaatacaaaactacatgagactaacttgatacactttaaactatagagtactaaagtgagaaaatacgaaactacatggtactataaatttattgttcCATTTTTAAAGTTTCAATTTATTATCCTACCTctcattttatttgatttgtatcGGCCagcgatattttaattttaaaatttaaaatattttattaatatacttAGTgccattttattattataaattaattaaaataaagtaaattctttttttaaaatgttagaTAATAGATTGGAAATAGTCTaatataattcagataagttctataatttttatctttattttttaattaacaaaCTAGACCGGTTTCAATGCGAACAATCCCGACCGGTCCGGTTCGGGCCGGGCCGAGAATGGACGGTTGGCCTTAACTCTCGGCTCGGCGTTCCCGGCGCGATCCACGGTCGATACCCCCGAACACCTGGTACGTAAAATACAACATGCCATTATCGTTAGCGCTGTTGCAAAACGAGAGCACCGTACGTTCCCGATCCAACGGACGCTATTTCCCCTCCGCTTTTAGCGTACCAACGATCGAAGCGCTAAATCCACAGCCGAAGCTGCACCGTCCATCGCGCGGATCGGTCGGGATCCAACGGCTGGGGCTACGAGCCGGCGAGTCCTCTCCTTTGCGCACGGGGGAAAACGCCGCACCCGCGCGGGGGGTGGCAAAGTCGTAATTTGGAGCCCGGGTCGCGACACCGGGGCTGTACCGCGAGTGAAAGCGTGAAGCGACGTGGGAAAGTGGTGGGGCCCCACAGAGATGGGCGCCCTTGCGGCGCCAAATTACGGACATGTTTTAGATTGGTGAACGAACTGtccattatttctttttttttcaaaatttttttttttatttttatttttgaaaaattagttaaatctgctaaattaaatattttaaatttttatactaattttttttgaatgctattaaaaaaaatttatagttaatgGGGACGAAATAGAAACTGTTGACCAAAAAAGAAACGGCAGGTCAAAATACAATACATGATAAATTCACAGCGAAGGAGGTTACTAACCTTtcgctttatttatttggtaGATCATGATAGATTTAGacgaatttaatttaattttatgtattatttttatttactattctatttaGAACGAATGTAGATGAGAACAGATTGTAGTAAATTTTTATCCTTATGCTCTCTTTTCTTACTAGCAAATTAGAACGGCTCgtaacaaagttttttttttagtctcgCTTTAGACTCAATTTATTATTCCATTCAGTGCGGATGAACGCAGGAGCTCTACCGATCCGAATTTATTTGCATTCTTAAAACAGATAGAGCCcctacatatttttatattgaaaaaaaaaaaaacaaaaacaaaaaggagatAAAAAGGGCAGCTGGCAGGTGACGTCATCATGACGTCATGGAGTTACTGCTACGGCagaagcgagagagagagagagagagagagcgatcgGCGACGGTGGAAGAGGCGTCACCGCGTGAGAGAGAGGTCGCCATCCCACGcgtttaaaaaactattttttttttttcccatttcaaATCactctaattattattattttatttatcactAATCACGAATTAATTATCAATTCATCCTCGCATTCACATCACACATTAGCTACCATAATccaatttagaaattttagaacaTTAGAGGCCAATTTCAAGCCTCTCAACACTTAAAAAATATCTGAGATACCCCTCCAAAATTATCAccattaatattatttttatttgtttataaatattatagtaaatgcaattttttttataattttatgagaGTTAAAACATAAAACGCCTTACTTACTCTTAACTATAGCTatctactacaaaatgtatagcATTTTGCTCAGTTTATACCACTTGATTAGTCTAATATGTAATCAAATAAGACCAATGATCCTCAAcatttttgatattaaattgGATAATTAATTCCTCAATAACGTGCGTCAATAAGTCCAAATGAAGTCAACGAAATCAAATAATACGATACATAGCCTTGCTGGACCCTTGTAAGTTGCAggttttttatttctaattctAAAATGttacaataatttataagtTGCGAATGGAAATTAAGATTCATTACTTTGAAAGAGTATTAGGAATATTTATTACCCTGTTTGGATTTGTAGGTGTTGTTGCGAGCATGTTAGGGTGTTTATAGATACGTCATTGttagagaataataaaataaataagagcTTTTTAGAGAAAACAAACTTGGCACATGAGATGCGTGACGGTGTATAAAAAGATAATCTAAGTAATTATTCAGTGTATCTTAGTCTCATTCATTAATAGTGAGTacataaatgatatatatatacatatatcagaGTTATTTGGTTAAGTAGGGAATTAACTATAGATTATGTACCCAATAAGGGTTGGACTCTTGATTCCTATGAAATGGTCCAACATGTTAATCACAATGTGAAACCGTAGggagaaagttttttttttaattaatttttgtggAAAACGAGAGTTTAGTTGCGCGAAAAGGAAGTGTTTTTCGCGAACATCACATGTAtgaaaaacataataataatataaaggacatacaaataatacaaaataatattacaATTCTACATCACGTATATAAAACTGAAATGCGTTAGGAGAAagttttttttggaaataaatatgtggcttaaaatttacatcaaattaattttattgaaGTAGGTTAGATGGTAAATAATCTAGATAGACGTTGTACTATAGGAAAGTGCggtctatttattttttttttttttaacctgctTCATcactaataaaaatatttaatgaaatagtaatatttttcatatttgaaatttgtgttatataatttttttgtgtgtttttttttttttttggtcaatcCCAAACAAACTTTAATAATTAAGGAACCAAATTAGATAAACAAATCCTCTTATTTGTAATCTCACAAAGAAaccttctttatatatatatatatatttaaggtTAATATTAGCACATAGGCAAAAATAAATGCTCAAACGCGCCCTTTATCCCCGGTGAATCCGACCCGATCTCCTCATTAAATTAGCACACTACAAATCTCCTCATTCAATTACTTAGCACACCATGCTTtacaacaaacaaaaaaagagtataCACACATACACAGTGTACCCTATCGCGAGCCGTTCGACGTGGCAAATCCCCCGCCGTAGGATCACcagtttaaataattaaatgcgCTTTACACCGCAAAAATCTCTACCGTATCTCTCGGTTCGCTCCGCTCAGAAAATTCTCCCTGGACTCGGTCCACCGTATCTTTCAAAATCTTTCAAATCCCAAAATTTAGATTATCAAATACGATTCACAATATTAAGCATATCAGCTTCTAAAatctatttttgatttttattaaaattttatttaggaaACGCTCTTTTAGTTTATTACAACTTTGAACcgtcatgattttttttttggttaaaaatagtgaaaaaggttatatttaattggttgacggatgacgtggtggacggAGCCCACACACTATTTCAGTACACCCCTGGGCCCAAAACCCTAGGGGAGAGGAGCCGAACGGCGTTAACGGGCGCCGTTATGCGTCCCTATAAATAGAGTGGGGGTGTGGAGGATGGGGAGCAAAGGGGGTCCCCATTGGTGCCTCGTGCGGTCGTCGTGCTCCCTGTATACTCCCCACAATTTCCACACACACACCGTGGGGTGGGGTTtagagagtgaaagagagagagagagagagagagagagagagagagagagagagaggtttagagagagagagacagagagaggaaTCAATGGAGGGTGAGAGGGAGAAGGTGACGGAGGAGACGAGGGGGTCGAGGTTTCGAAGGATCTGCGTGTATTGTGGGAGCGCTTCGGGGAAAAAGGCGAGCTACAAAGAAGCCGCAGTGGAGCTGGGGAAGGAGCTGGTAATGTCCATAaaggagagattttttttttctttttttctttttgtaaaagtgaaataaacttttatctttttctgaTGATTATTGTGGTTTATTTCGAATAGGTTGTGTTCGCTAGGGTGTCGTATTTGATGTAGGAAGTGGTATTTtggttgttttttaaaaaaattttaaagtggaACCCAGTAATTTTTCTGAGTTTTTTGCTATATTTTTTGATCATTTGATAGTAGAGGCTTATTGGGTTTTGCggatttttgattatttttcctATTTTGGGTTATTTACCTAGAAAAAATCAACTTTTTTTCCTaacattttcaattttttttaagattaattgtACTTtggtaataataaataataatttgtagaGAGAATCAGGGAGGTGGTGGGGGATTGGGTGATTTGGCATGAGGGATTGCTTAGCTGTAATCTGGCTGGCTGTTGAGCAGCCTTCTTGCATGATCACTGCCACAAAATATTTAACactttacatttatattttcacAGTAATTAACTACTTAtaatcaatcaaaaaaaaaaaaagaagaagcaattTTGTTGTTATTTCCATCCATTGCTAATGGTGTAAAATGTGGCCaagtgttgttgttgttgtgttgtttgttgttgttgttgtttttaattatttgatgtgCTAAAACTAACTCAttttgtatgtatgtatgtatgtatgtatgtatgtttatGTGATGAAGGTGGAGAAGGGCATAGACTTGGTGTATGGAGGAGGGAGCATTGGATTGATGGGCCTGGTCTCTCATGCAGTTCATGATGGGGGGAGACATGTCATAGGGTAATATCTCTCACCCTTTGTCCTCTCCATCTCTATATTTTCATTACTCTATATATGTGTTTTAACTTTTGTAGTGTTTTTGTTGTGTTTGTGTTTGTGgggtttcttttctttttttttttggattatttttgCTTTGTACTCATTTTGGTGCATGCTTCATTGCTCAAAATGGCAGCTTCTCTGGGCTTGTCCTCATTTACACGGGGCTCGTCATCTTTGCCTTATGTGGCATGAGCATGTTTAATGTTTCTATGTATCTTGTCCTACTTATTTCACTAGAATAGATGCACCTCCCTGGTACTCCTCAGAAAGGTGCAGCTCTTTCACTTCTTGTTATCTAGTGTATATATCTTTTGTATGGTTCTAAAAGACATTGCTAGTGAAAGATatgttcctctctctctctctctctctctctctctctctataaaagTTTCAAGGCTGTTTCTTATCTGTTCCTTGCCTAGTTGTCTTTACCTGAAAAAGCTGGGGTTGCTTTTGTACTCATTTCATCTTACAGCTTAATTCTGAATACAACATTTATATGACTTTTCTCACTCCCccctctattttttctttttcttttttgtgtgcAGAGTTATTCCAAAATCTCTGATGCCAAGGGAGGTGAGTTcagaattgaaattttttacCTACTGTCATCTCACTagtattccttttttttcttttttttttttatcttttgacTGTAATTTGTGTATTCTTTACACAGAATGATCTTTTTATTAGTAAAGTTATGTAACTAACTGACTATAACACCCTTGTACCTACCTCCTTACCCACTACCTAAAGTGAAAAGTAAGTAAACCTGGAGCAGTAGAATAGCTTGATTCAGGGAATCAGATTAGCCTTGGAGCAGCAGTGAATTGATGTAAATAAAGTTCTAAAATGGCACAAATTGCTAAACATGCAAACCCCAGACTTTCACAGATTCTGTTGAGCTATTCTTTTGACTTAGTACTGGGCATGTTCTACAGCATCAGATTGTAACTTTCCTGTGGTGGTGCAGATTTATGAATCCTTTAACTTTGCTCTACGCAGGTAACCGGAGAGCCTGTGGGAGAAGTTAGAGCTGTCTCAGGAATGCACGAAAGGAAAGCCGAGATGGCTCGCAACGCAGATGCTTTTATTGCGCTGCCTGGTATGCTACTCTCTCTTCATCTTAGGTGTAATTATTTATATCTATCAATTTACAAGTGAAATGTTTATTTTTGAGGAACTACCATATTACGCATCATCTTAAGCGTCACACATGTTACAATTCTAGGTGGATATGGAACTCTCGAGGAATTGCTCGAAGTCATCACCTGGGTTCAGCTGGGCATCCACAAGAAGCCGGTAAATTCCCTTATCGAGCTTTTACTTTTGTCATGACATGGATTAAGCTTTTGCTTGTGTAAACAGAGTTAGTTATACACTTTACAAGGTCAATGCCTACTGTTTGATCCGGTGGTTGAACTGTTAATCATGTGGCTTCGTTCACGTATGAAACGATTAAAATACAAGGATGTGATAATTTAATGTCTTGTTTACAATTGAGactacata
Coding sequences:
- the LOC109722523 gene encoding uncharacterized protein LOC109722523; the protein is MRTHPFPSIPSPPNLSVPSHRPHLLPFPTTQTLLLSAKNPSLRRTRVPRDAHAEEADLELLEKPSPVALSEEHSSSAPSNPQELEEVLAPFLKLFQTKDSAPMEETMPAEEPREEGTRRVEVEYYDPKPGDLVVGVVVSGNENKLDVSIGADMLGTMLTKEVLPLYKEEMPYLLCDVGEDKEEFRVPGKMGIVRDAEALSRKKLPGRPVVEVGTVLFSEVLGRTLSGRPLLSARRMFRRIAWHRVRQIMQLNEPIEVKIFEWNTGGLLTRIEGLRAFLPKAELMNRVNNFTDLKSNVGRRMHVLITRIDEATNDLIVSEKEAWDMMYLKEGTLLQGTVRKIFPYGAQVRIGETNRSGLLHISNITHSRVNSVSDVLKVGEEVKVLVIKSMFPDKIALSIADLESEPGLFLSNREKVFSEAEEVARKYRQRLPAISPAHQIDSPKETLPFDNEAMLYANWEWFKFEQVKEIDNNTEESL
- the LOC109721972 gene encoding probable cytokinin riboside 5'-monophosphate phosphoribohydrolase LOGL8; this encodes MEGEREKVTEETRGSRFRRICVYCGSASGKKASYKEAAVELGKELVEKGIDLVYGGGSIGLMGLVSHAVHDGGRHVIGVIPKSLMPREVTGEPVGEVRAVSGMHERKAEMARNADAFIALPGGYGTLEELLEVITWVQLGIHKKPVGLLNVDGFYDSLLSFIDLAVEEGFITQAARRIVISASTAKELVSKMEEYVPEYETSLVWDAEQKTLNYVLERESGVAS